The following are encoded in a window of Chromatiales bacterium genomic DNA:
- a CDS encoding amino acid adenylation domain-containing protein encodes MTIAELLAATRAAGITLRVERGRLLFDAPAGALTPELRQALSERKPELLDYFHNGNPAPLGFAQQSLWFLHELYPQDTGASEQFAIRIDGPLDPTLLARAWHALLARHSILRTTFSEKDGQVWQVPAAPQLNGPPLLQVNVGTVQSGLLEIAATALREPFDLRRGPLLKPQLCRMADEQHVLLVTAHHIIADGLSVPVIRAELVALYQALLAGKPSPLPPLQLEYADVARAQLQTDAQHETGVLQRWQEILASPPPAALHALVRPRRGTKISRRSAFSLEASLADRLRRLARDSGTTPYVVLLAAFRVLLVRLTGQHDLVIGTPMTLRDTPEQREMIGCLVNPVALRTPVELQDSFRSHLLRERAMVLEAMQYRNVPFSRVVAAVSPERKLDEHPLFQILFSWETGIQPEPVVIAPADAAPEVRFCLLSLPAERASYFDLECLLRDAGEGQPMDGYFAWSTAVLEDLVGAQLAQIYAVLLAAIIDRPDAPMAGLSLLSEVARRKILHDWNDTAAPYPERTSLHDAFLEQARRVPEAPALHTTTGLWSYARLEERSAELAADLTACGLQPGMPVGLCMPRSAEAVVALLGILRAGGVIVPLDPAWPLARLQFVAADAGVQIVLRDLHPFRPDAPLKPAVPAPADAAVILYTSGSTGMPKGALTTHASAVNRCHWMWQGYGFGAEDVFALRTSFGFIDSLWEIFGALGHGIPLVIVPDDIAGDALRLPDFLRAHAVTHLVLVPSLLRALLDAMPAGGLPALSSCISSGEPLDPALARRFRSAFPGARLLNTYGTSEIWDATCHEVTGLSAATERVPIGRPVANASVHVLDANAELLPPGIPGELYVGGIGVGPGYWQRPELTAEKFITLRLATDGEPLRLYRSGDRARWLADGQIECLGRLDAQFKLRGLRIEPGEIESALTAHPAVAGAIVTICGEGEAARLVAGVVRAAQADTGSDAELWSGLRTHLRRLLPAHMLPAGWQCLDQLPLTPSGKLDRRAFAALYGNGSRVEVPAAGAGPRTDTERELAAMWSEVFGGRHIGVDENFFDAGGHSLLATRIVSRIRTRHAQDFTLREMFAAPTIAALAAALDSRRQSQAAAGLVAAAHDDVVPLSFAQERLWFLDQLDPGSPAYNIAWTVCLSGALDRGALRAALDFLIARHEALRSRFPAVAGRPQLCIDEPGSLGLVELDIAGETELQAALLRHARAPFVLATGPLLRAVLVHRSADEHLLMLAMQHIITDATSNHVLFEELVTSYAAFAAGREPALPPPAIRYADYALWQRRRPPDAGLAADLAWWRAQLAGMPAALELPTDYPRPAEQQFRGAWVRRTLPSGLVRALRALAREQQGTLYMVLLAAFDVLLSRYSGSEDIVVGTPVEGRTERSLEQLVGLFINTLVMRTDLSGDPTFTELLQRVRTVTLEAQAHQDLPFEKLVEALRPARSLSRAPLFQVMFNLIRMPEEQQQVAGLTFRLDRLVDQGVSSFDLTLTASEQGEQVGLIFEYATDLFAVRTVEQLADSCLCLLQGIVECPAQAISRLPLLDEAGRQHLLDDFNPPVLAAGFVPVHQTVAGNALRWPDAPAVSLGGISLRYGELEARANRLAHFLLARGLPAGARIGICLSREPSLLVAVLAVLKAGAAYVPLDPAYPPARLAAMADDADLALLLVDMKTRACFAVDDARLLQPDALQAETDRCAASPPVLRVSADDLAYLLYTSGSTGRPKAVMVTHGNLASALSAWLELYTLQPGESHLQMASVAFDVFSGDWVRALGSGGRLVLCPRETLLEPSALLAVLTHEKIAVAEFVPAVIRLLLAHADAQDLQLPPLRLLIVGSDLWFAAEAAALRARCTSGTRVFNSYGVAEATIDSACLEVGEDMPAAGAVPVGRPLANARLYVVDARGDIVPAGVPGELCIGGAGVAQGYFGQPELSAEKFIADPFAGVPGARLYRSGDRARWRHDGNLELLGRADFQFKLRGFRIEPAEVEARLTEHPAIRHAVVGRRETAAGDACLVAWIVPGDAAVPVPDLRLALQSSLPEHLIPNIFVTLPALPLGPNGKIDRAALPEPQWDAPASGPMPVSARTPVEEVVCALFAEVLGHCAFGVHDDFFACGGHSLLATRLVARIRDALQRELPLRVIFTMPTPAGIAAALDDARGSGRVRTPEMSRYRQRPDSRQADRPAPLSAMQQRLWFLDRLQPDSRAWHLPWAVRLRGRLDRDALQVAVDALVARHAVLRTRFVEDDGIATQQVLKPVDIPAGWISAAFLALNGRDPQLAAADYLQGLHFDLACGPLWQLRVLEIAPDDQLLVLVMHHIIADGWSLSVLNRELAIAYQAALSGSAPDWNPLPLQYADYARWQADWLASGELARQLDFWREALQGAPALLSLPADQPRESADTATGAWHHCLLPSRSCAGLHELARAQGCTLFMVLLAAFDVLLGHHAGSEDVLVGTPLAGRPHTELEGLIGFFLNTLVLRTDLRGDPAFSELLVRVRRVALDAYAHADVPFEKLVEVLAPQRSLSHSPIVQVLFTLHNQPRVPLVLSGLESEPVPISVEAAKFDLSVHVAEDARGLDIAFAWRSTLYSRKRIESLAADFLVLLESVARAPEARLSSLRPQLGVPLRASEVPEAAVPAASDNSLVPLGELEVQLAEIWQSLLPVASIAPDDDFFAIGGHSLLATRMIARIAARLGVELPLISVFEAPTIRGLAMRVAAAEQRKPVAPDVIPRLERRAEA; translated from the coding sequence ATGACCATCGCGGAGCTGCTCGCGGCAACGCGCGCGGCGGGAATCACGCTGCGGGTCGAGCGCGGGCGTCTGCTCTTTGACGCGCCGGCTGGCGCGCTGACCCCGGAACTGCGTCAGGCCCTCAGCGAACGCAAGCCGGAGCTGCTGGACTATTTCCACAACGGGAACCCGGCGCCACTCGGCTTTGCACAGCAGAGCCTCTGGTTCCTGCATGAACTCTATCCGCAGGACACCGGCGCCAGCGAGCAGTTTGCGATCCGTATCGATGGTCCGCTCGATCCGACGCTGCTCGCGCGGGCCTGGCATGCCCTGCTTGCGCGTCATTCGATACTGCGTACGACTTTCAGTGAAAAGGACGGCCAGGTCTGGCAGGTACCGGCAGCACCGCAGCTGAATGGTCCGCCGCTGTTGCAGGTCAATGTCGGTACGGTGCAGTCCGGTCTGCTGGAAATCGCTGCCACAGCGTTGCGTGAGCCCTTCGACCTGCGGCGTGGTCCGCTGCTGAAGCCGCAACTCTGCCGTATGGCCGACGAGCAGCACGTACTGCTGGTCACGGCACATCACATCATCGCTGACGGGCTGTCGGTTCCGGTCATTCGCGCGGAGCTGGTTGCGCTCTATCAGGCACTGCTCGCGGGGAAGCCATCACCGCTGCCACCGCTGCAGCTCGAGTATGCGGACGTGGCGCGTGCGCAGCTGCAGACCGATGCGCAGCATGAAACCGGCGTGCTGCAGCGCTGGCAGGAGATACTCGCATCGCCGCCGCCTGCGGCCCTGCATGCGCTGGTGCGTCCGCGGCGGGGCACCAAAATCTCCCGGCGCTCTGCCTTTAGCCTGGAGGCGTCGCTGGCCGACAGGCTGCGTCGACTCGCACGTGACAGCGGCACCACTCCGTATGTCGTGCTGCTGGCCGCGTTTCGTGTACTGCTGGTCCGTCTGACCGGGCAGCACGATCTGGTGATCGGTACGCCGATGACCCTGCGGGATACGCCCGAGCAGCGCGAGATGATCGGCTGCCTGGTGAACCCGGTTGCCTTGCGGACGCCGGTCGAACTGCAGGATTCATTTCGCAGTCACCTGTTGCGTGAGCGGGCAATGGTGCTCGAGGCCATGCAGTACCGGAATGTGCCTTTTTCGCGGGTAGTGGCTGCCGTCAGCCCGGAGCGAAAACTGGATGAGCATCCGCTGTTCCAGATCCTGTTTTCATGGGAGACCGGTATACAGCCGGAACCGGTGGTCATCGCCCCGGCTGATGCTGCGCCTGAGGTGCGCTTTTGCCTCCTGTCCCTGCCGGCCGAACGCGCTTCGTACTTTGACCTCGAGTGTCTGCTGCGCGATGCGGGTGAAGGGCAGCCGATGGACGGCTATTTCGCCTGGTCGACGGCTGTGCTTGAGGACCTGGTCGGCGCACAACTGGCGCAGATATACGCAGTGCTGCTTGCTGCAATCATCGACCGTCCGGATGCGCCGATGGCCGGGCTCAGCCTGCTGTCCGAAGTCGCACGCCGGAAGATCCTTCATGACTGGAACGATACGGCTGCGCCGTACCCGGAGCGGACATCGTTGCATGACGCCTTTCTTGAGCAGGCCCGTCGCGTGCCGGAGGCGCCGGCGCTGCACACCACCACAGGGCTCTGGAGCTACGCCCGGCTTGAGGAGCGCAGCGCAGAGCTGGCGGCCGACCTGACCGCCTGTGGTCTGCAGCCCGGCATGCCGGTGGGCCTGTGCATGCCGCGCTCGGCCGAAGCTGTCGTTGCGCTGCTCGGTATCCTGCGTGCGGGCGGCGTGATCGTCCCGCTGGATCCGGCCTGGCCGCTGGCACGTCTGCAGTTTGTCGCCGCCGATGCGGGCGTGCAGATCGTGCTTCGCGACCTGCATCCCTTCCGGCCGGATGCGCCGCTGAAGCCGGCCGTACCGGCGCCAGCCGACGCTGCAGTGATCCTCTATACCTCGGGCTCCACGGGCATGCCGAAAGGCGCGTTGACCACGCATGCTTCGGCGGTCAATCGTTGCCACTGGATGTGGCAGGGCTACGGCTTCGGTGCGGAGGACGTGTTTGCGCTGCGCACCAGTTTCGGGTTTATCGATTCGCTGTGGGAGATCTTCGGCGCGCTCGGTCACGGTATCCCGCTGGTGATCGTGCCGGACGATATTGCCGGCGATGCGCTGCGCCTGCCGGACTTCCTGCGCGCTCATGCGGTCACGCACCTGGTGCTCGTGCCCTCGCTGCTGCGCGCACTGCTCGATGCAATGCCGGCGGGAGGGCTGCCCGCGCTCAGCAGTTGCATCAGCAGCGGCGAGCCGCTGGATCCGGCGCTCGCGCGGCGTTTCCGCTCGGCTTTTCCCGGCGCGCGGCTGCTGAACACCTATGGCACCTCGGAGATCTGGGATGCCACCTGTCATGAAGTGACCGGGTTGTCCGCGGCGACGGAGCGTGTGCCGATCGGCCGGCCGGTTGCCAATGCGAGCGTCCATGTACTCGATGCCAACGCCGAGCTGCTGCCGCCGGGCATTCCCGGCGAGCTGTACGTTGGCGGCATCGGGGTCGGACCCGGCTACTGGCAGCGGCCGGAACTGACAGCGGAGAAGTTCATCACGCTCCGTCTCGCCACGGATGGCGAGCCGCTACGTCTGTATCGCAGTGGCGATCGCGCGCGCTGGCTTGCTGACGGCCAGATTGAGTGTCTGGGCCGGCTCGATGCCCAGTTCAAGCTGCGCGGGCTGCGCATCGAGCCGGGCGAGATCGAGAGTGCGCTCACTGCCCATCCGGCCGTCGCCGGCGCCATCGTCACAATCTGCGGAGAGGGCGAGGCCGCGCGCCTCGTCGCCGGCGTGGTGCGCGCTGCACAGGCGGATACCGGGTCCGATGCAGAACTGTGGTCAGGATTGCGCACACATCTGCGCCGCTTGTTGCCGGCGCACATGCTGCCGGCCGGCTGGCAATGCCTCGATCAGTTGCCGCTGACGCCGAGCGGAAAGCTGGACCGGCGTGCGTTTGCGGCGCTGTACGGCAACGGGAGCCGTGTCGAAGTACCGGCCGCCGGTGCAGGGCCGCGTACCGACACCGAGCGCGAGCTTGCAGCGATGTGGTCGGAGGTGTTCGGTGGCAGACACATCGGCGTCGATGAGAACTTCTTCGATGCAGGTGGCCACTCGTTGCTCGCCACGCGCATCGTCAGCCGGATCCGCACCCGCCATGCGCAAGACTTCACGCTGCGCGAGATGTTTGCGGCACCGACGATCGCAGCGCTGGCGGCGGCGCTCGACAGCCGGCGGCAGTCGCAAGCCGCCGCGGGCCTGGTCGCGGCAGCACATGACGATGTCGTGCCGCTGTCCTTTGCCCAGGAGCGGCTCTGGTTCCTGGACCAGCTTGATCCCGGCAGTCCGGCTTACAACATCGCCTGGACGGTGTGTCTGTCCGGAGCGCTGGACCGCGGTGCGCTACGCGCCGCACTCGACTTTCTCATCGCGCGCCACGAAGCCTTGCGCAGCCGCTTTCCGGCTGTGGCTGGCCGACCGCAGCTGTGCATCGATGAGCCCGGGTCGCTCGGCCTGGTCGAGCTCGATATCGCCGGGGAAACGGAATTGCAGGCAGCGCTATTGCGCCATGCGCGGGCGCCTTTCGTGCTGGCTACCGGCCCGCTGCTGCGCGCGGTACTCGTGCATCGCTCGGCGGATGAACACCTGCTGATGCTCGCCATGCAGCACATCATCACGGATGCCACCTCCAACCATGTGCTTTTTGAAGAGCTGGTGACGAGCTATGCGGCATTCGCCGCTGGCAGGGAGCCGGCACTGCCGCCGCCGGCGATCAGGTATGCGGACTATGCGCTCTGGCAGCGGCGGCGACCGCCTGATGCGGGGCTGGCCGCGGACCTCGCCTGGTGGCGCGCACAACTGGCGGGCATGCCGGCGGCACTCGAGTTGCCGACTGATTATCCGCGGCCCGCCGAGCAGCAGTTCCGCGGTGCCTGGGTACGCCGCACCTTGCCGTCCGGACTGGTGCGGGCGTTGCGGGCACTGGCCCGCGAGCAGCAGGGCACCTTATATATGGTGTTGCTTGCTGCCTTCGACGTGCTGCTGTCCCGCTACAGCGGCAGCGAGGACATTGTCGTCGGTACGCCGGTAGAGGGGCGGACCGAGCGTTCCCTGGAGCAGCTGGTCGGACTTTTCATCAACACGCTGGTGATGCGCACGGATCTCAGTGGTGACCCAACCTTTACGGAGTTGCTGCAGCGTGTGCGCACGGTGACGCTCGAGGCCCAGGCGCACCAGGATCTGCCCTTCGAGAAACTCGTCGAAGCGCTGCGTCCCGCGCGCAGTCTGAGCCGTGCGCCGCTGTTCCAGGTCATGTTCAACCTGATCCGTATGCCGGAAGAGCAACAACAGGTGGCGGGGCTGACGTTCCGTCTCGACCGGCTGGTAGACCAGGGCGTGTCGAGTTTCGATCTCACGCTGACGGCGAGTGAGCAGGGCGAGCAGGTCGGGCTGATCTTCGAATACGCGACCGATCTGTTCGCAGTCCGGACCGTCGAGCAGCTTGCCGATTCCTGTCTGTGTCTGCTCCAGGGGATCGTCGAGTGCCCGGCACAGGCCATATCGCGATTGCCGTTGCTCGATGAAGCCGGCCGGCAGCACCTGCTCGACGACTTCAATCCGCCGGTCCTTGCGGCGGGCTTTGTGCCGGTGCATCAGACCGTGGCCGGCAATGCGCTGCGCTGGCCGGATGCGCCGGCGGTTTCGCTGGGTGGAATATCCCTGCGCTATGGCGAACTCGAAGCGCGTGCCAACCGGCTTGCACACTTCCTGCTCGCGCGGGGTTTGCCAGCCGGCGCGCGGATTGGCATCTGCCTGTCGCGCGAGCCGTCCTTGCTGGTCGCGGTGCTGGCGGTGCTGAAAGCCGGTGCAGCCTATGTGCCGCTGGATCCCGCTTACCCGCCCGCACGACTGGCGGCGATGGCAGACGACGCCGATCTCGCTCTGCTGCTCGTCGATATGAAAACCCGTGCCTGCTTTGCGGTCGACGATGCGCGCCTGCTGCAGCCTGATGCGTTGCAGGCAGAAACAGACCGCTGTGCCGCGAGTCCACCGGTGCTCCGCGTGAGTGCCGATGACCTGGCCTACCTGCTCTACACCTCCGGCTCTACCGGCCGGCCGAAGGCCGTGATGGTCACGCATGGCAATCTTGCCAGCGCACTGTCGGCATGGCTTGAGCTCTATACCCTGCAGCCGGGCGAATCCCATCTGCAAATGGCGAGCGTGGCATTCGATGTCTTCAGCGGCGACTGGGTCCGTGCGCTGGGTTCGGGTGGCCGCCTGGTGCTGTGTCCGCGCGAGACGCTGCTCGAGCCGTCGGCGCTGCTGGCCGTGCTGACCCACGAGAAAATTGCAGTTGCCGAGTTCGTGCCGGCGGTGATCCGGCTGCTGCTTGCGCATGCAGACGCACAGGACCTGCAGTTGCCGCCGCTGCGTCTGCTGATCGTCGGTTCTGACCTGTGGTTTGCTGCCGAGGCCGCTGCGCTGCGCGCCCGCTGCACGTCTGGCACCCGCGTGTTCAATTCCTACGGCGTCGCCGAGGCAACGATCGACAGCGCCTGCCTGGAAGTCGGTGAGGATATGCCTGCCGCCGGCGCAGTGCCGGTTGGCAGGCCGCTAGCGAATGCGCGGCTCTACGTGGTCGACGCGCGCGGCGATATTGTCCCGGCCGGCGTGCCCGGTGAGCTGTGCATCGGTGGTGCCGGTGTGGCGCAAGGGTACTTCGGTCAGCCGGAACTCAGCGCGGAGAAATTCATTGCCGATCCTTTTGCCGGTGTGCCGGGTGCGCGTCTGTACCGTAGCGGCGACCGCGCACGCTGGCGCCACGATGGCAATCTGGAGTTGCTTGGCCGCGCCGACTTCCAGTTCAAGCTGCGCGGCTTTCGCATCGAACCGGCTGAAGTCGAGGCACGCCTGACAGAACATCCGGCCATCCGCCACGCTGTCGTCGGCCGACGCGAAACAGCGGCTGGCGATGCATGCCTGGTGGCCTGGATCGTGCCCGGCGATGCGGCTGTGCCGGTGCCAGACCTGCGGCTGGCCTTGCAGTCCAGTTTGCCTGAGCATCTCATACCCAACATTTTCGTGACGCTGCCGGCGCTACCGCTGGGTCCCAACGGGAAGATCGACCGGGCGGCCTTGCCAGAGCCGCAGTGGGACGCACCCGCTTCCGGGCCGATGCCGGTGAGCGCCCGAACGCCGGTCGAAGAAGTGGTCTGCGCGCTGTTTGCCGAGGTGCTCGGTCACTGTGCCTTCGGTGTACACGATGATTTTTTCGCCTGTGGTGGCCACTCGCTGCTGGCTACCAGGCTCGTGGCCCGCATCCGCGATGCGCTGCAGAGGGAACTGCCGCTGCGGGTGATCTTCACGATGCCGACGCCGGCCGGGATCGCCGCGGCACTCGATGACGCGCGGGGCAGCGGACGCGTGCGTACCCCGGAAATGTCGCGCTATCGCCAGCGTCCCGATTCACGGCAGGCCGACAGGCCGGCGCCGCTTTCAGCGATGCAGCAGCGGCTGTGGTTTCTCGACCGTCTGCAGCCGGACAGCCGGGCCTGGCACCTGCCCTGGGCGGTGCGTCTGCGCGGCCGGCTCGATCGCGATGCGCTGCAAGTTGCCGTCGATGCGCTCGTCGCGAGGCATGCCGTGCTGCGCACCCGCTTCGTCGAAGACGATGGTATAGCCACGCAGCAGGTGCTGAAGCCCGTGGATATCCCGGCTGGCTGGATCAGTGCGGCGTTCCTTGCGCTGAATGGCCGTGACCCGCAACTGGCTGCCGCAGACTATCTGCAGGGACTGCACTTTGATCTGGCTTGCGGTCCGTTGTGGCAGCTCCGCGTGCTGGAAATCGCGCCTGATGATCAGCTGCTGGTGCTGGTCATGCACCACATCATCGCCGACGGCTGGTCGCTGTCGGTACTGAACCGCGAGCTTGCGATTGCCTATCAGGCGGCGTTGTCCGGCAGCGCGCCCGACTGGAATCCCTTGCCGCTGCAGTACGCGGACTATGCGCGCTGGCAGGCTGACTGGCTGGCCAGCGGTGAACTGGCACGACAGCTCGATTTCTGGCGCGAGGCCTTGCAGGGCGCGCCCGCACTGCTGTCGCTGCCCGCCGACCAGCCGCGCGAATCCGCCGACACGGCAACCGGTGCCTGGCATCATTGTCTGCTGCCGTCGCGCAGTTGCGCCGGTCTCCACGAACTGGCGCGCGCACAGGGCTGCACGCTGTTCATGGTCCTGCTCGCGGCATTCGATGTGCTGCTCGGCCACCATGCCGGCAGCGAGGATGTGCTGGTCGGCACGCCGCTGGCTGGCCGACCGCACACCGAGCTCGAGGGACTGATCGGCTTCTTCCTCAACACGCTGGTGCTGCGCACGGATTTGCGCGGCGATCCGGCTTTCAGCGAGCTGCTGGTGCGCGTCCGGCGCGTCGCGCTCGATGCATACGCACATGCCGATGTGCCCTTTGAAAAGCTGGTCGAGGTGCTGGCACCGCAGCGCTCGCTGAGCCACAGCCCGATCGTGCAGGTGCTGTTCACCTTGCACAACCAGCCGCGCGTGCCGCTGGTGCTGTCCGGGCTCGAGAGCGAGCCCGTGCCGATCAGCGTCGAGGCTGCGAAGTTTGATCTCAGCGTCCATGTGGCCGAAGACGCGCGCGGACTCGATATCGCATTTGCCTGGCGGAGTACGCTTTATTCAAGGAAGCGGATCGAGTCACTCGCTGCAGATTTTCTCGTTCTGCTGGAATCCGTCGCCCGGGCGCCGGAAGCACGGCTCTCCAGCCTGCGGCCGCAGCTGGGTGTGCCGCTGCGCGCTTCTGAAGTGCCGGAAGCAGCCGTGCCCGCCGCATCTGATAATAGCTTGGTACCGCTTGGCGAACTGGAAGTGCAGCTGGCCGAAATCTGGCAAAGCCTGCTGCCGGTGGCGTCCATCGCGCCGGATGATGATTTCTTCGCCATCGGCGGCCACTCGCTGCTGGCAACGCGGATGATCGCGCGGATCGCCGCCCGGCTGGGCGTGGAGCTGCCGCTGATCAGCGTCTTTGAAGCGCCGACCATCCGCGGGCTGGCCATGCGCGTGGCGGCAGCTGAACAGCGCAAGCCGGTCGCGCCGGATGTGATTCCGCGACTGGAGCGTCGGGCAGAAGCATGA